The proteins below are encoded in one region of Lactuca sativa cultivar Salinas chromosome 3, Lsat_Salinas_v11, whole genome shotgun sequence:
- the LOC111905212 gene encoding SH3 domain-containing protein 1, which translates to MDAIRKQASKLREQVAKQQQAVLSRLGKDAEIFDDDELHCHQKLQDLCNSTRVTKHFQKDIVRGVEGFISISRKQKHIAKRLAEDCHKFGTESTTADFPLAKAALELGTSQRSIEDKRDTMLEILNNQVCEPLRASIKGAPLEDARHLARSCDRLRQEVETQAVEVLRRQTKFRDPNTESVVKLKNMETKLSEVRASMVTLQKEAISAMLSVEEHQQKITMQKLLMMVDAERDYHRHVLAILEELHTEMILAKHMQESSRSANEKDTIVPSDGAPQHEHEKHLSENQDYDYFIGKVVHPFDAQADGELSLSVDDFVIVRQVSPSGWSEGECNGKTGWFPSAYLERQENPKTI; encoded by the exons ATGGACGCTATACGAAAGCAAGCAAGCAAACTCAGGGAACAAGTAGCGAAACAACAACAG GCTGTGTTAAGTCGTCTGGGTAAAGATGCCGAAATATTTGATGATGACGAACTTCATTGTCACCAAAAACTTCAAGATCTATGTAATTCTACAAGGGTAACTAAG CATTTTCAAAAGGACATTGTTCGTGGTGTTGAAGGGTTTATTTCAATAAGCAGAAAACAAAAACATATAG CAAAAAGATTGGCTGAAGATTGTCACAAATTTGGTACCGAAAGTACAACTGCTGATTTTCCCCTTGCAAAGGCTGCTCTAGAACTTGGGACTTCACAAAGGTCTATTGAAGACAAGAGGGACACTATGCTTGAGATACTTAACAATCAG GTATGTGAGCCACTGAGAGCATCAATCAAAGGAGCTCCATTAGAGGACGCTCGCCATTTGGCTCGAAGTTGTGACAGACTTCGCCAAGAAGTTGAAACACAG GCAGTGGAGGTTTTAAGGCGTCAAACAAAGTTTAGAGATCCAAATACAGAGAGTGTCGTGAAACTTAAAAACATGGAAACAAAGTTAAGTGAGGTTCGTGCTTCCATGGTAACACTTCAAAAAGAAGCTATTTCTGCTATGTTGTCAGTGGAAGAACACCAACAGAAAATAACCATGCAAAAGCTTCTTATGATg GTGGATGCTGAAAGGGATTATCATCGCCATGTTTTGGCTATCCTAGAGGAGTTACATACTGAG ATGATTTTGGCAAAGCATATGCAAGAATCGTCTCGATCTGCTAATGAGAAAGATACAATTGTTCCATCTGATGGTGCCCCTCAACatgagcatgaaaagcatctgagTGAAAATCAAGATTATGACTATTTTATTGGAAAG GTGGTTCATCCGTTTGATGCTCAAGCAGATGGCGAACTAAGTCTTTCTGTTGATGATTTTGTGATTGTGCGCCAG GTGTCTCCTAGTGGATGGTCTGAAGGAGAATGCAATGGAAAGACAGGGTGGTTTCCATCAGCTTATCTGGAAAGGCAAGAAAACCCAAAAACTATTTAA